In Cloacibacillus sp., the genomic window GAGGAGAGTCTGTATGAAAAATATAAACAGCAAAATGATCATGGGCGACATCGCAATTTTGATGGTGGCGCTTATATGGGGAGCCACCAATGTTGTGATGCGCGACGCGCTCTCCGGCATCACGCCGTTTTGGTTCTGCGCGCTGCGCTTTATGACGGCGGCGGCGGCCATGATGCTGCTTTTCGGACGCAGGGCCTTTGCCATGTCACCCAAACAGCGGCTCTCAGGCGTCTTCACGGGCGCCGCTTTCAGCTTCGCCTATCTTGCGGGCGCGGTCGGGCTTTTGTACACCACAGCCGGCAATCAGTCTTTTATAATCTCAATGTCCGTAGTCTTTGTGCCTCTCACTGTGTGGGTGCTTACGCGAAAATTTCCTGGATGGCACGTGATAGCGGCCGTCGTCCTCTGCTGCCTTGGAATGGCTGGGCTGGTGCTTGACGGCAACATGTCTGTCAACACCGGGGACGCGCTTTCTTTTCTTGCCATGTGCTTCGTCAGCTTCTATATAATGCTCGTTCAGCGGTTTGTGAAGGACTCAGATCCGCTCGGACTTTCATGCTGGCAGGCGGCGGGTTGCCTGATTTTCACATCGGTTGCCGCGCTCTTTTTTGAGCCTTTTCCCGTAAACCTTTCTTTCGCCGTTTGGGCTGCGATAGTATACGCTGGGACCATCGGCTTTGCGCTTACGCTGGTGCTTCAAACGGCGGCGCAAAAATACACTACATCAACGCACACGGCGATACTGCTTTCGACCTCCGGCGTCTTTGGGAGCCTCATC contains:
- a CDS encoding DMT family transporter, with the translated sequence MKNINSKMIMGDIAILMVALIWGATNVVMRDALSGITPFWFCALRFMTAAAAMMLLFGRRAFAMSPKQRLSGVFTGAAFSFAYLAGAVGLLYTTAGNQSFIISMSVVFVPLTVWVLTRKFPGWHVIAAVVLCCLGMAGLVLDGNMSVNTGDALSFLAMCFVSFYIMLVQRFVKDSDPLGLSCWQAAGCLIFTSVAALFFEPFPVNLSFAVWAAIVYAGTIGFALTLVLQTAAQKYTTSTHTAILLSTSGVFGSLIGVIFIGEPMTWRIFIASSLIMAGVLAVEALPLLTKKRPQQTKDVSV